One Natrinema halophilum genomic window carries:
- a CDS encoding mandelate racemase/muconate lactonizing enzyme family protein — translation MGIDYSQLHDPNAEYTMRDLSAKTMGVTRERGDGRDVEITDIQTTMIDGNFPWTLVRIYTDAGIVGTGEAYWGAGAPELIERMKPFLQGENPLDIDRLTEHLVQKMSGEGSIGGVTVTAISGIEVALHDLAGKILEVPAYQLLGGKYRDDVRVYCDCHTEEEADPIACADEAERVVEELGYDALKFDLDVPSGHEKDRANRHLRGPEIDHKASIVEAITERVGSRADVAFDCHWTFSGGSAKRLATRLEEYDVWWLEDPVPPENHDVQREVTQSTTTPITVGENVYRKHGQRRLLEEQAVDIIAPDMPKVGGMRETAKIADLADMYYVPVAMHNVASPVATMGSVHVGAAISNVLAVEYHSYELGWWEDLVEEDVIEDGYIEVPETPGLGVTLDMDAVEEHMIEGEELFDDE, via the coding sequence ATGGGGATCGACTATTCACAGCTGCACGATCCGAACGCCGAATACACGATGCGGGACCTCTCGGCGAAAACGATGGGAGTCACCCGCGAACGGGGCGACGGCCGGGACGTCGAGATTACCGATATTCAGACGACGATGATCGACGGCAACTTCCCGTGGACGCTAGTCCGGATCTACACCGACGCCGGGATCGTCGGCACCGGCGAAGCGTACTGGGGGGCCGGTGCGCCGGAACTGATCGAGCGGATGAAGCCGTTCTTACAGGGAGAGAACCCACTAGACATCGATCGGCTAACCGAACATCTCGTCCAGAAAATGTCCGGCGAAGGTTCGATCGGCGGCGTCACGGTCACCGCAATCTCGGGCATCGAAGTCGCGCTCCACGACCTCGCCGGGAAAATTCTCGAGGTGCCGGCTTATCAGCTCCTCGGCGGCAAGTATCGCGACGATGTCCGCGTCTACTGCGACTGTCACACCGAAGAGGAAGCGGACCCGATCGCCTGCGCCGACGAGGCAGAACGCGTCGTCGAGGAACTGGGCTACGACGCCCTGAAGTTTGACCTCGACGTTCCCAGCGGCCACGAGAAAGACCGAGCGAACCGACATCTCCGCGGTCCCGAAATCGACCACAAGGCGTCGATCGTCGAAGCGATCACCGAGCGCGTCGGGTCGAGAGCCGACGTCGCGTTCGACTGCCACTGGACCTTCTCCGGCGGCAGTGCGAAACGACTCGCGACCCGCCTGGAAGAGTACGACGTCTGGTGGCTCGAGGATCCGGTACCGCCGGAAAATCACGACGTCCAGCGCGAGGTCACGCAGTCGACGACGACGCCGATTACCGTCGGCGAGAACGTTTACAGGAAACACGGACAGCGGCGTCTGCTCGAGGAGCAAGCCGTCGACATCATCGCGCCGGACATGCCCAAGGTCGGAGGTATGCGAGAAACGGCCAAAATCGCCGATCTCGCGGACATGTACTACGTACCGGTCGCGATGCACAACGTCGCCTCGCCGGTAGCGACGATGGGCAGCGTCCACGTCGGCGCAGCGATCTCGAACGTCTTGGCCGTCGAGTACCACTCGTACGAACTCGGCTGGTGGGAAGATCTGGTCGAGGAGGACGTCATCGAGGACGGCTACATCGAGGTACCGGAAACGCCCGGACTGGGGGTCACGCTCGATATGGACGCCGTCGAGGAACACATGATAGAGGGAGAGGAGCTCTTCGACGACGAGTGA
- a CDS encoding alanyl-tRNA editing protein, whose protein sequence is MTGQRAAVEPYATRFETEVTSIDGRRVWLERSHFFGASAGQPADRGTIGDIDVANVELVDGEPVHVLDVDPSFRTGHRVLCSVEWSFRMYCMRAHTASHILAGAADRLLDGSTVAGLDIGPETVRVDLETSATLDDETVIELDEIVNRVIWESRPVSWDDVPISAARERDGISFDADRNHAAVKRGRVRIVTIEDENDNPRGNRLASANGPADPWDMTACGGTHVRNTREVGPVTVLGHSSPAESVTRVEFAVGPRAINRRTAEKRAAFAATAALDSEIDDVPDELKRV, encoded by the coding sequence ATGACCGGGCAACGGGCGGCAGTGGAGCCGTACGCCACGCGGTTCGAGACCGAAGTGACCTCGATAGACGGACGTCGCGTCTGGCTCGAGCGAAGTCATTTTTTCGGTGCCAGCGCCGGTCAGCCGGCCGATCGCGGTACCATCGGCGATATCGACGTCGCGAACGTCGAACTGGTCGACGGCGAACCGGTTCACGTCCTCGACGTGGACCCATCGTTTCGGACGGGCCACCGAGTGCTGTGTTCGGTCGAGTGGTCGTTCCGAATGTACTGTATGCGTGCCCATACCGCCAGTCACATCCTGGCGGGGGCCGCGGACAGACTTCTCGACGGTTCAACGGTTGCTGGTCTCGATATCGGGCCGGAGACGGTCCGGGTCGATCTGGAGACGAGTGCGACCCTCGACGACGAGACAGTGATCGAACTGGACGAAATCGTCAACCGGGTAATCTGGGAATCGCGGCCGGTGTCGTGGGACGACGTCCCGATTTCGGCTGCACGCGAGCGCGACGGAATCTCTTTCGATGCTGATCGCAACCACGCTGCAGTAAAGCGGGGACGTGTTCGTATCGTCACCATCGAAGACGAGAACGACAACCCTCGCGGAAACCGCCTTGCCAGCGCCAACGGACCGGCGGATCCATGGGACATGACAGCATGTGGCGGAACCCACGTCCGGAACACGCGCGAAGTCGGACCCGTTACGGTTCTCGGCCACTCTAGCCCGGCCGAAAGCGTGACCCGAGTCGAGTTCGCAGTCGGTCCGCGGGCGATCAACCGTCGGACCGCCGAGAAGCGAGCTGCGTTTGCCGCGACGGCGGCACTCGATTCCGAGATCGACGACGTACCGGACGAACTCAAACGGGTGTGA
- a CDS encoding helix-turn-helix domain-containing protein, translating to MAKYSTGSSSGGGGTNCELCGTESDSLRLASVAGAELEVCPDCAPHDDSQTHGRDRNQGGQSTSGEMSDEPSRKQKAAQNVAKANPVWDSDSEHWESEGTNYDEDPLPYLVSEYSEKLVEARQAAGLKREELADELGAPETEILAVEQGRATQAGVGGGLIEALEDRLDVTLAE from the coding sequence ATGGCCAAATACTCGACCGGTTCGTCCAGCGGTGGCGGCGGGACGAACTGCGAACTCTGTGGGACGGAAAGTGACTCGCTCAGACTCGCGTCGGTCGCCGGTGCCGAACTCGAGGTTTGTCCGGACTGTGCACCGCACGACGACTCGCAGACGCACGGCCGTGATCGAAATCAGGGCGGGCAGAGCACGAGCGGTGAAATGAGCGACGAGCCGAGTCGGAAGCAGAAGGCCGCTCAAAACGTCGCAAAGGCAAATCCGGTCTGGGACAGCGACTCCGAACACTGGGAGAGCGAGGGGACCAACTACGACGAGGATCCGCTCCCGTATCTCGTCTCGGAGTACAGCGAAAAGCTAGTCGAGGCCCGACAGGCTGCCGGACTGAAACGCGAGGAACTCGCCGACGAACTCGGCGCGCCCGAAACGGAAATTCTCGCCGTAGAACAGGGCCGAGCGACGCAAGCCGGCGTCGGCGGCGGCCTGATCGAGGCACTCGAGGACCGTCTCGACGTGACTCTCGCAGAGTAA
- a CDS encoding DnaJ domain-containing protein, whose translation MTEDFYDLLEISSDASQDEIKNAYREQVRVYHPDLNDDDRAQAQFTAVKTAYDILGDPVERQAYDRLGHEDYVAKRTSGLPSPDVWKSDDTEADESDSSGTELRYSESEAESEAESEAASASATTSSANTATAGSATSNRSASATGSGGTTANVSAGAASASGGTTAASSGTGTNSGHGPGPENGTTGGTTAQRTGRTTGSDGRTVRGTGRATESGTRSPSRSSTAADNPLVRWWGRQNFSLPLIWLSVIVYVTGIGHFGMANRGAIEGLWTEISAMGTDPSGIWTLLAESRHGIETTVGFVRDVEFVTPPVESTLWFGGLVGVVALALCALLVTRLVRRDDTWGAVTINETIVVALAMGATTTLVGGPLLAGTVLMPFLFGVIVRHTRRLPGWEPSYLYVIPVLAPIAGFAAGATGIASLPVDIVAFVIFPLVGGLALPLRTTVRKHFGR comes from the coding sequence ATGACAGAGGATTTTTATGACCTTCTCGAGATCTCGTCTGATGCCTCCCAGGACGAGATCAAGAACGCCTATCGCGAACAGGTCCGCGTCTACCACCCAGATCTGAACGACGACGACCGGGCACAAGCACAGTTCACTGCGGTCAAAACGGCCTACGACATTCTCGGCGATCCGGTCGAACGGCAGGCGTACGACAGGCTCGGACACGAAGACTACGTCGCAAAACGGACGAGCGGCCTTCCCTCACCCGACGTCTGGAAGAGCGACGATACCGAAGCGGACGAATCGGACTCGAGCGGGACTGAACTTCGATACTCGGAATCGGAAGCGGAATCGGAAGCGGAATCGGAAGCGGCATCCGCATCTGCGACGACATCGTCGGCGAACACGGCGACGGCCGGATCGGCGACCTCGAACCGATCGGCTTCCGCAACCGGTTCGGGTGGGACGACGGCGAACGTCAGCGCAGGTGCGGCATCGGCCTCGGGTGGAACGACCGCCGCCTCGAGTGGGACGGGAACGAATAGCGGACACGGCCCCGGGCCCGAAAACGGAACTACGGGCGGAACTACTGCGCAACGGACCGGTCGAACTACGGGCTCGGACGGTAGAACGGTTCGCGGTACCGGTCGGGCGACCGAATCGGGAACGCGATCCCCATCCCGATCGAGCACCGCAGCCGACAACCCGCTTGTCCGCTGGTGGGGGCGACAGAATTTCTCTCTCCCACTGATCTGGCTCTCGGTGATCGTCTACGTAACCGGTATCGGTCACTTCGGTATGGCCAATCGAGGCGCTATCGAAGGGCTCTGGACCGAAATCAGTGCGATGGGCACCGATCCGTCAGGTATCTGGACCCTGCTCGCAGAGAGCCGCCACGGAATCGAGACGACGGTTGGGTTCGTACGGGATGTCGAATTCGTGACGCCACCCGTCGAGTCGACGCTCTGGTTCGGCGGATTAGTTGGTGTCGTGGCACTTGCTCTGTGTGCCCTTCTCGTCACTCGTCTCGTTCGACGGGACGACACGTGGGGCGCGGTAACGATCAACGAGACGATCGTCGTCGCGCTGGCGATGGGAGCGACGACGACTCTCGTCGGCGGTCCCCTGCTCGCAGGAACGGTTCTCATGCCGTTTTTGTTCGGTGTGATCGTCCGTCACACCAGACGCCTGCCCGGCTGGGAGCCATCGTATCTCTACGTAATCCCGGTTCTCGCTCCGATTGCCGGCTTCGCCGCTGGGGCGACCGGGATCGCTTCGCTTCCCGTCGATATCGTTGCGTTCGTGATTTTCCCGCTGGTCGGTGGGCTGGCGCTTCCGTTGCGAACGACTGTCAGGAAGCACTTCGGTCGGTAG
- a CDS encoding DNA polymerase Y family protein yields the protein MSDGPRLPGVEDEDEGDRIVCHVDADCFYASCERLREPELRGEPVVVGMGYEEGETVGAVATASYEAREFGVESAQAISTALERLPRRAVYENGAVDDPDLEREQTGYYRPVDMDYYESVAADVREILHDCADTVREVSIDEAYLDVTDRTAWAVADGFARHIKDRIRREVGVDVSVGVAPSMAAAKIASDFDKPDGLTVVKPGEIRDFLAPLEVDLLHGVGPVTARELREMGLETAGDVAAANPEPLVDRFGERGRELYDRARGEDDRRVEPTGDPKSFSRESAFAEPVDAPASKYEQIETLASAVADRARREGALYRTIGVKAVTPPYDVNTRERSLPGPVDDPDLVDRIAHDLFAEFEDVPVRKLGVRVANLEFAAEDQASLESWEENSGSTDVKTDDATDEDDSDLDSASLCGTRTAGQSTLADFT from the coding sequence ATGTCCGATGGGCCGCGGCTACCGGGCGTCGAGGACGAAGACGAGGGAGACCGAATCGTCTGTCACGTCGACGCCGACTGCTTCTACGCCTCCTGCGAGCGACTTCGCGAGCCCGAACTTCGCGGCGAACCCGTCGTCGTCGGCATGGGTTACGAGGAAGGCGAAACCGTCGGCGCGGTCGCCACCGCCAGTTACGAGGCCCGCGAGTTCGGGGTCGAGAGCGCTCAAGCTATCTCGACGGCGCTCGAGCGACTGCCCAGACGCGCGGTATACGAGAACGGGGCCGTCGATGATCCGGACCTCGAGCGCGAACAGACGGGCTACTATCGACCAGTCGACATGGACTATTACGAGTCGGTCGCGGCCGACGTGCGGGAAATCCTTCACGATTGTGCCGACACCGTCCGCGAAGTGAGCATCGACGAAGCCTACCTCGACGTGACAGACCGGACTGCCTGGGCGGTCGCAGACGGCTTCGCCCGCCATATCAAAGACCGCATCCGCCGAGAAGTCGGCGTAGACGTCAGCGTTGGCGTCGCTCCGTCGATGGCCGCTGCCAAGATCGCCAGCGACTTCGACAAACCGGACGGACTCACGGTCGTCAAACCGGGCGAGATCCGGGACTTTCTTGCTCCGCTCGAGGTCGACCTGTTGCACGGTGTCGGCCCCGTGACCGCTCGCGAACTTCGGGAGATGGGCCTCGAGACGGCGGGTGACGTCGCCGCGGCTAATCCCGAGCCGTTAGTCGACCGGTTCGGCGAACGGGGCCGAGAGTTGTACGACCGAGCACGCGGTGAAGACGACCGGCGGGTCGAGCCCACGGGAGATCCGAAGAGTTTCTCCCGGGAGTCCGCGTTCGCCGAACCGGTCGACGCACCGGCCTCGAAATACGAACAGATCGAAACGCTCGCCTCGGCAGTCGCCGATCGTGCACGACGCGAGGGCGCACTGTACCGGACGATCGGTGTCAAGGCCGTCACGCCGCCATACGACGTTAACACGCGCGAACGGTCGCTCCCCGGCCCGGTCGACGATCCCGATCTGGTCGATCGCATCGCTCACGACCTGTTCGCGGAGTTCGAGGACGTACCCGTCCGCAAACTCGGCGTTCGAGTGGCCAACCTCGAGTTCGCTGCCGAAGATCAGGCCAGCCTCGAAAGCTGGGAAGAAAACTCGGGCAGTACTGACGTCAAAACGGACGACGCGACGGACGAAGACGATTCAGATCTGGACTCTGCTTCGCTTTGCGGGACTCGCACGGCCGGTCAGTCGACGCTCGCCGATTTTACGTAA
- a CDS encoding cupredoxin domain-containing protein yields MDRRQVLKAAGATSTIPLASEPGVASGDDRPTSSRDRRACPQPHCIHPVFGYTGLEEDEQLPQSMRPDYEVDLRIRPRENRPVPEFFFDPTGLIVETGDVVRFDFATPEHTVTAYHPNLGRQRRIPEGVPPFSSPVLGMNAFWLYRFDEPGVYDVLCAPHEIYGMVARIVVGEPTADFGPKGNVKTDGGEVELRPPALTAALVYDDPMMDPMTIAAQGTVNWADLASESKRLLVEFPEPAGESD; encoded by the coding sequence ATGGACCGACGACAGGTTCTGAAGGCGGCAGGCGCAACGTCGACGATTCCGCTCGCGTCTGAACCAGGTGTGGCGAGCGGTGACGACCGGCCCACCAGTAGCCGAGACCGACGCGCGTGTCCACAACCGCATTGTATTCACCCGGTGTTCGGCTATACAGGTCTCGAAGAAGACGAACAACTGCCGCAATCGATGCGGCCCGACTACGAAGTCGATCTTCGAATCCGACCACGAGAGAACCGACCGGTGCCGGAGTTTTTCTTCGATCCGACGGGACTCATCGTCGAAACCGGTGACGTCGTTCGATTCGATTTTGCGACTCCAGAACACACCGTCACCGCCTATCATCCGAATCTCGGTCGCCAGCGACGCATCCCCGAGGGCGTGCCACCGTTTTCCTCCCCTGTACTGGGGATGAACGCGTTCTGGCTCTACCGGTTCGACGAACCGGGCGTCTACGACGTTCTCTGCGCACCGCACGAGATATACGGAATGGTGGCGCGAATCGTCGTCGGAGAGCCGACGGCCGATTTCGGTCCGAAGGGGAACGTAAAGACCGACGGCGGCGAAGTGGAACTCCGGCCGCCGGCTCTTACCGCTGCGCTTGTGTACGATGATCCGATGATGGACCCAATGACCATCGCGGCTCAAGGGACCGTAAACTGGGCCGACCTCGCGTCCGAGAGCAAGCGACTCCTGGTCGAATTCCCGGAACCGGCGGGAGAATCGGACTGA
- the panB gene encoding 3-methyl-2-oxobutanoate hydroxymethyltransferase — protein MPTVRDIAMKAGEEPITMLTAYDAPTAAIIDDVGVDIVLVGDSLGNTNLGYETTLPVTVDDMARHTGAVARATDDALVVADMPFLSIGVDEQASLENAGRMLQEEDAHAVKLECGPHTVDLTEKMSQIGIPVMAHLGLTPQHVNKYGGYPRQGTDRDTAKRIFELAKAHEDAGAFSLVLEHVPSNLAAEVTAALDIPTIGIGAGPDCNGQVLVVDDAVGLSDWSPSFSKQFGNVREEMESAVDAYVTAVESGEFPAKEHSHEESDLEDIY, from the coding sequence ATGCCTACCGTCCGAGATATCGCAATGAAAGCAGGCGAGGAACCGATCACGATGTTAACGGCCTACGATGCGCCGACGGCTGCAATCATCGACGATGTCGGCGTCGACATCGTCCTCGTCGGTGACAGCCTCGGAAACACGAACCTCGGCTACGAAACGACGCTTCCAGTGACTGTCGACGATATGGCCCGTCACACCGGCGCGGTCGCGCGGGCGACCGATGACGCCCTCGTCGTCGCAGACATGCCGTTTCTGTCGATCGGCGTCGACGAGCAAGCGAGCCTCGAGAACGCCGGCCGAATGCTCCAGGAAGAGGACGCACACGCGGTGAAACTCGAGTGTGGCCCACACACTGTCGACCTGACCGAAAAGATGAGCCAGATCGGAATTCCAGTGATGGCCCACCTCGGGCTGACACCACAGCACGTCAACAAGTACGGAGGCTATCCCCGACAGGGAACCGATCGAGACACGGCAAAGCGAATTTTCGAACTGGCGAAAGCCCACGAAGACGCGGGTGCGTTTTCGCTGGTCCTCGAACACGTTCCTTCGAACCTCGCGGCGGAGGTCACGGCGGCGCTCGACATCCCGACCATCGGAATCGGTGCCGGTCCCGACTGCAACGGACAGGTTCTCGTGGTCGACGATGCTGTGGGCCTTAGCGACTGGTCACCGTCGTTCTCGAAGCAATTCGGAAACGTCCGCGAGGAAATGGAGTCGGCCGTAGACGCCTACGTGACAGCCGTGGAATCCGGCGAGTTCCCTGCAAAGGAACACAGTCACGAGGAAAGCGATCTCGAGGACATTTACTGA
- a CDS encoding DUF5822 domain-containing protein, which produces MPERVETTSPDGVDYGWVMQTTFVLTILIGAPLVAGLSTTVTLPTWGDRVEFAIRVGALVWLLTSITVFVYARRNQR; this is translated from the coding sequence GTGCCAGAACGAGTCGAAACGACCTCGCCCGACGGCGTCGATTACGGCTGGGTGATGCAGACGACGTTCGTCCTGACGATCCTGATCGGCGCGCCCCTCGTCGCCGGCCTGTCGACGACTGTAACGCTACCGACGTGGGGCGATCGCGTCGAATTCGCGATTCGAGTCGGCGCCCTCGTCTGGTTACTCACGTCGATAACGGTGTTCGTGTACGCGAGACGGAACCAGCGGTAA
- a CDS encoding HAD family hydrolase: protein MTGYDAIVYDLDGTLVNLDVDWKAVANDVREVYRRANIEPPCDGLWDMLEMATDAGLVTEVESAIAAHEHDGARTSDRLPHADELLEQSVPSGVCSLNCEQACRIALDEHALESAVNAVVGRDTIGTWKPDPEPLLATIRELDAHPQRALFVGDSMRDRRTAKRANVDFEYVGEGPSGV, encoded by the coding sequence GTGACCGGTTACGACGCCATCGTCTACGATCTGGACGGAACCCTCGTCAATCTCGACGTCGACTGGAAAGCCGTCGCCAATGATGTCCGTGAGGTATACCGACGTGCGAACATCGAACCGCCGTGCGACGGCCTCTGGGACATGCTCGAGATGGCGACGGACGCAGGACTCGTCACCGAAGTGGAGTCAGCCATCGCGGCTCACGAACACGACGGGGCGCGGACATCGGACAGGCTCCCCCACGCCGACGAACTCCTCGAGCAATCCGTTCCGTCGGGCGTCTGTTCGTTGAACTGCGAGCAGGCCTGTCGAATTGCACTCGACGAGCACGCGCTCGAGTCGGCTGTCAATGCGGTCGTCGGGCGGGATACGATCGGAACGTGGAAGCCTGATCCGGAACCGCTGCTTGCGACTATTCGTGAACTCGACGCCCACCCCCAGCGAGCGCTCTTCGTCGGTGACTCCATGCGAGACAGACGGACCGCGAAACGAGCGAACGTCGACTTTGAGTACGTTGGCGAGGGTCCGTCGGGAGTCTAA